A part of Streptomyces sp. NBC_01497 genomic DNA contains:
- the pabB gene encoding aminodeoxychorismate synthase component I translates to MRTLLIDNYDSFTYNLYQLLGEVNGVAPVVVRNGADWSALRMEDFDAIVVSPGPGRPERERDFGISARAILDSGLPVLGVCLGHQGICHLFGGEIGLAPQPMHGRVSPVHHDGTGLFAGLPSPYDVVRYHSLAATSLPDELERTAWTEDGVVMGVRHRTRPIWGVQFHPESISSEYGRELLANFRDLALADAARRRPPRYRVDVRRVPCEPDTEAAYRELFHGREHGFWLDSGAVIEGLSRFSFLGDGSGPLAEYLTYRVVDGAVSVSGGPARPGGTEEIVEQRFFDYLQEQLARRAVPTPQGLPFDFNLGYVGFLGYELKAETGGDETYKAETPDAALLFADRMLAVDHAEGVSYLLALSLDDDLADATAWLESTAARLAALPPHTPRPPVAFSGVGMTDPAAEGTVDLRHDEHGYLERIRESLEQIRQGETYEVCLTNAVGLRAAIDPLRTYERLRGISPVPYGALLDFPGVAVLSASPERFLSVGTDGIAESKPIKGTRPRGATPAEDEALRADLAGREKDRAENLMIVDLIRNDLNVVSEIGSVHVPKLFDVETYAPVHQLVSTIRGTLRAGETAVSCVRAAFPGGSMTGAPKLRTMEIIDRLEEGPRGVYSGSLGWFSLSGATDLSIVIRTLVATGDKVSFGVGGAIVALSDPDEEFEETVVKSRAMVTAVLDTAAQPAGGAR, encoded by the coding sequence ATGAGGACCCTGCTGATCGACAACTACGACTCCTTCACCTACAACCTCTACCAACTGCTCGGCGAGGTGAACGGCGTCGCGCCGGTCGTCGTCCGCAACGGCGCCGACTGGTCAGCGCTGCGCATGGAGGACTTCGACGCGATCGTCGTCTCCCCGGGGCCCGGCCGGCCCGAGCGCGAGCGGGACTTCGGCATCAGCGCCCGCGCGATCCTCGACAGCGGACTGCCCGTGCTCGGCGTGTGCCTCGGCCACCAGGGCATCTGCCATCTGTTCGGCGGCGAGATCGGTCTCGCCCCGCAGCCGATGCACGGCCGCGTCTCACCCGTCCACCACGACGGCACCGGCCTCTTCGCCGGGCTGCCGTCCCCGTACGACGTGGTCCGCTACCACTCCCTCGCGGCGACCTCGCTCCCGGACGAACTGGAGCGGACCGCCTGGACCGAGGACGGCGTCGTGATGGGCGTACGCCACCGGACCAGGCCGATCTGGGGCGTGCAGTTCCACCCGGAGTCCATCAGCAGCGAGTACGGCCGCGAACTGCTCGCGAACTTCCGCGACCTCGCGCTCGCCGACGCGGCCCGGCGGCGCCCGCCCCGGTACCGCGTCGACGTGCGCAGGGTGCCCTGCGAGCCGGACACCGAGGCCGCCTACCGGGAGCTGTTCCACGGGCGCGAGCACGGCTTCTGGCTGGACAGCGGCGCCGTGATCGAGGGCCTGTCCCGGTTCTCCTTCCTCGGGGACGGCAGCGGCCCGCTCGCCGAATACCTCACCTACCGCGTCGTCGACGGGGCCGTGAGCGTGAGCGGCGGCCCCGCCCGGCCCGGCGGCACCGAGGAGATCGTCGAGCAGCGCTTCTTCGACTACCTCCAGGAGCAGCTCGCCCGGCGCGCCGTGCCCACCCCGCAGGGCCTGCCGTTCGACTTCAACCTCGGTTACGTCGGCTTCCTCGGCTACGAGCTGAAGGCGGAGACCGGCGGCGACGAGACGTACAAGGCCGAAACCCCGGACGCCGCCCTGCTGTTCGCGGACCGGATGCTCGCCGTCGACCACGCCGAGGGCGTGAGCTACCTGCTCGCGCTCTCCCTCGACGACGACCTCGCGGACGCCACGGCCTGGCTGGAGTCGACGGCGGCCCGGCTCGCGGCGCTGCCGCCGCACACCCCCCGGCCCCCCGTGGCCTTCTCGGGCGTCGGCATGACCGACCCGGCCGCCGAGGGCACCGTCGACCTGCGCCACGACGAGCACGGCTACCTGGAGCGCATACGGGAGAGCCTGGAGCAGATCCGCCAGGGCGAGACGTACGAGGTGTGCCTGACCAACGCGGTCGGCTTGCGGGCCGCCATCGACCCGCTGCGGACGTACGAGCGGCTGCGGGGCATCAGCCCCGTGCCGTACGGCGCGCTGCTGGACTTCCCGGGCGTGGCCGTGCTGAGCGCGTCGCCCGAGCGGTTCCTGAGCGTCGGGACGGACGGGATCGCCGAGTCCAAGCCGATCAAGGGCACCCGGCCGCGCGGCGCGACACCCGCCGAGGACGAGGCGCTGCGGGCGGACCTCGCGGGCCGGGAGAAGGACCGCGCGGAGAACCTGATGATCGTGGACCTGATCCGCAACGACCTCAACGTCGTCAGCGAGATCGGTTCCGTCCACGTGCCCAAGCTCTTCGACGTCGAGACGTACGCGCCGGTGCACCAGTTGGTCTCCACCATCCGCGGCACACTGCGTGCGGGCGAGACGGCGGTGTCCTGCGTCCGGGCCGCCTTCCCCGGCGGCTCCATGACCGGTGCGCCCAAACTGCGCACGATGGAGATCATCGACCGGCTCGAAGAGGGGCCGCGCGGCGTCTACTCCGGGTCGCTCGGCTGGTTCTCCCTCAGCGGGGCGACCGACCTCAGCATCGTCATCCGGACCCTCGTCGCCACCGGCGACAAGGTGAGCTTCGGCGTGGGCGGCGCGATCGTCGCGCTCTCCGACCCCGACGAGGAGTTCGAGGAGACGGTCGTCAAGTCCCGCGCCATGGTGACCGCGGTCCTGGACACCGCCGCGCAGCCCGCCGGGGGCGCCCGGTGA
- a CDS encoding chorismate mutase family protein, whose amino-acid sequence MPEAPAPAVGIEELRARLDRVDEQFLDRLRERIDICVQIAHHKREHDIPMMQPHRIGIVQERAARFGSENGIDQNFLRALYDLVIAETCRVEDLVIGGPA is encoded by the coding sequence ATGCCGGAAGCACCGGCTCCCGCCGTAGGGATCGAAGAACTCCGGGCGCGTCTTGACCGCGTCGACGAGCAATTCCTTGACCGGCTGCGCGAGCGCATCGACATCTGTGTGCAGATCGCGCACCACAAGCGTGAGCACGACATTCCGATGATGCAGCCGCACCGCATAGGCATCGTGCAGGAACGTGCCGCCCGATTCGGTTCCGAAAACGGAATCGATCAGAATTTCCTGCGCGCGTTGTACGACCTCGTGATCGCGGAGACGTGCCGCGTCGAGGACCTCGTCATAGGAGGCCCGGCATGA
- a CDS encoding MarR family winged helix-turn-helix transcriptional regulator: MRDRVDGFLDQWAAQRSDLDLAAMGTVGRTLRLSRLLSAGLKEYFGEYGMETWEFDVLATLRRSAGPLTPSALAASVMIGSAALTNRVDRLVARGLVSREAVPGDRRSLHIALTDAGRELVDRVVEGHVRNQRRLLSGIDKEDCQELDRILRALLVSLDDAP; the protein is encoded by the coding sequence ATGCGTGACCGCGTCGACGGCTTTCTGGACCAGTGGGCCGCCCAGCGCAGCGACCTGGACCTGGCCGCGATGGGAACCGTCGGGCGCACGCTGCGCCTGTCACGGCTCCTGAGTGCCGGGCTCAAGGAGTACTTCGGCGAGTACGGCATGGAGACGTGGGAGTTCGACGTCCTGGCCACCCTCCGCCGCAGTGCCGGCCCCCTGACGCCCAGCGCCCTCGCCGCGAGCGTCATGATCGGTTCCGCCGCGCTGACCAACCGCGTGGACCGCCTCGTCGCACGCGGCCTGGTGAGCCGCGAGGCCGTCCCGGGCGACCGGCGCAGCCTGCACATCGCCCTCACCGACGCCGGCCGCGAGCTCGTGGACCGCGTCGTCGAGGGCCACGTCCGCAACCAGCGCCGTCTGCTGTCCGGCATCGACAAGGAGGACTGTCAGGAGCTCGACCGCATCCTGCGCGCCCTCCTCGTCTCCCTGGACGACGCCCCGTGA
- a CDS encoding nitroreductase family protein, protein MPPRGTSETVAQVIRSRRAIRHYRPDPVPAPLLRELIGLALEAPSSYNLQARSVVAVTGATGLRALTEATGGQPHPQEAPVMLVFVAESAAWTEGRDDVWETARGRGAWTEAFADGTPGSVRAFYEDLRARGLEREYAVKDAMLAAAFLMIAAEAAGLGTSPMNGWDEAAVKRAIGITDRPDLHIALLVPLGYPAEVRLHPGRRAPELTSFHNTYGRQAPGPATGSTRLRHLQGR, encoded by the coding sequence ATGCCCCCACGCGGGACGAGCGAGACCGTCGCCCAGGTCATCCGCTCACGGCGCGCCATCCGTCACTACCGTCCCGACCCCGTTCCCGCACCGCTGCTGCGGGAGTTGATCGGCCTCGCCCTGGAGGCGCCGTCCAGCTACAACCTCCAGGCCCGCTCCGTCGTGGCGGTCACCGGTGCGACGGGGCTGCGGGCGCTCACCGAGGCCACCGGCGGCCAGCCGCACCCGCAGGAAGCACCGGTGATGCTGGTGTTCGTCGCGGAGTCCGCCGCCTGGACCGAGGGGCGGGACGACGTGTGGGAGACCGCCCGCGGGCGCGGGGCCTGGACCGAGGCCTTCGCAGACGGGACCCCGGGGAGCGTGCGCGCCTTCTACGAGGACCTGCGCGCACGCGGCCTGGAACGCGAGTACGCGGTCAAGGACGCCATGCTCGCCGCCGCGTTCCTGATGATCGCGGCGGAGGCGGCGGGCCTCGGCACCAGCCCGATGAACGGCTGGGACGAGGCGGCGGTCAAGCGCGCCATCGGCATCACCGACCGCCCCGACCTGCACATCGCCCTGCTCGTACCGCTCGGTTATCCGGCCGAGGTGCGACTCCACCCGGGGCGCCGCGCACCGGAACTGACCAGCTTTCACAACACCTACGGACGCCAGGCCCCGGGCCCGGCAACCGGCAGTACGCGCCTGCGGCACCTCCAGGGCCGCTGA
- a CDS encoding phosphoribosylanthranilate isomerase, with protein sequence MVTVNKLVQVAGIIDAEEADMIINEGADWIGFALRLPSGKDDIPEQDAAAIIKGLEAPHAGVLISYLTNADEISEFCGELGVVAVQLHGDVEVAQLRRLKDIRPDLFVLKSLVVKEGNTEELLELVDATHPYVDMYITDTFDPKTGAKGATGLTHDWSISAALVRRSPKPLMMAGGLRPENVGDAIRAVRPAAVDAHSGLEGPDGRKDRAKVATFLAEARRAFDDIG encoded by the coding sequence ATGGTCACCGTGAACAAGCTCGTCCAGGTCGCCGGCATCATCGACGCCGAAGAAGCCGACATGATCATCAACGAGGGCGCGGACTGGATCGGCTTCGCCCTTCGCCTGCCGTCCGGCAAGGACGACATCCCCGAGCAGGACGCCGCCGCCATCATCAAGGGCCTTGAGGCCCCGCACGCCGGCGTCCTGATCAGCTACCTCACAAACGCTGACGAGATCAGCGAGTTCTGTGGCGAACTCGGCGTCGTCGCGGTCCAGTTGCACGGCGACGTGGAGGTCGCCCAGCTCAGGCGCCTCAAGGACATACGCCCCGACCTGTTCGTCCTGAAGTCCCTCGTGGTCAAGGAGGGCAACACCGAGGAGCTGCTGGAGCTGGTCGACGCCACCCACCCGTACGTCGACATGTACATCACCGACACCTTCGACCCGAAGACCGGGGCCAAGGGCGCCACGGGCCTGACCCACGACTGGAGCATCTCCGCCGCGCTCGTGCGCCGCTCCCCCAAGCCGCTGATGATGGCGGGCGGTCTCAGGCCGGAGAACGTCGGCGACGCCATCCGCGCCGTACGGCCCGCCGCCGTCGACGCCCACTCCGGTCTGGAGGGCCCCGACGGGCGCAAGGACCGCGCGAAGGTCGCCACGTTCCTGGCCGAGGCGCGCCGCGCCTTCGACGACATCGGCTGA
- the upp gene encoding uracil phosphoribosyltransferase — protein MTTAPRVHVLPQTDQLRALHTVIRDRDCGQQDFVTHSRRVFRILLEAALDLLPFAKKEVSTPIGAVYEGLEPAREPYAVSVVRAGEAMEVELRDMLPGIRVGKILIQRDKQTKLPHLYYKHLPDDIADHPVLLLEPMLATGGSALAAVDVLVEAGVAEERIVLVDLLASPQGLSRVSAERPHLQIITSSIEERLTEHAFMLPGIGDFGDRFFGTTDSGART, from the coding sequence GTGACCACCGCACCCCGTGTCCATGTGCTCCCCCAGACCGACCAGCTCCGCGCGCTGCACACCGTCATCCGTGACCGCGACTGCGGCCAGCAGGACTTCGTGACGCACTCGCGGCGTGTCTTCCGCATCCTGCTGGAGGCGGCACTCGATCTGCTGCCCTTCGCCAAGAAGGAGGTCAGTACCCCCATCGGCGCCGTGTACGAGGGACTGGAGCCGGCCCGCGAACCGTATGCCGTGAGCGTCGTGCGCGCCGGTGAGGCGATGGAGGTGGAACTGCGGGACATGCTGCCCGGCATCCGCGTCGGCAAGATCCTGATCCAGCGCGACAAGCAGACCAAGCTCCCGCACCTGTACTACAAGCACCTGCCCGACGACATCGCGGACCACCCCGTGCTGCTGCTCGAACCGATGCTGGCGACCGGGGGCTCGGCGCTCGCCGCCGTGGACGTCCTGGTGGAGGCGGGGGTGGCGGAGGAACGCATCGTGCTGGTCGACCTCCTGGCCTCACCGCAGGGCCTGAGCCGCGTGTCCGCGGAGCGGCCGCACCTGCAGATCATCACCAGCTCGATCGAGGAACGTCTGACCGAACACGCCTTCATGCTCCCGGGCATCGGCGACTTCGGCGACCGGTTCTTCGGCACCACCGACTCCGGAGCCCGCACATGA
- a CDS encoding EamA family transporter, translated as MSNQRLAATSAVTALAPAVWGSTYLITTEFLPPDRPLLASTLRALPAGLILLAATRVLPRGIWWWRALVLGVLNIGAFFYFLFLAAYHLPGGVAALVMSIQPMIVLLLGSAVLRDKVRPVQIAACLLGAAGVALLVLEPHAGLDTVGVLAGVLGAACMASGIVLTKRWGRPEGVTLLAFTGWQLTVGGLVLVPITLATEPLPTHLTWGNIGGFAYLSLIGAMVAYVLWFRGLSRLPALAASFLSFASPLCATVLGYLFLDQSLGLLQILGAAAVVGSVVLAQRRGTPAPEPAPAEPEPAASRA; from the coding sequence ATGAGCAACCAGCGCCTCGCGGCCACCAGCGCGGTGACCGCGCTCGCCCCCGCCGTATGGGGATCGACGTATCTGATCACCACCGAGTTCCTGCCGCCGGACCGGCCGTTGCTGGCCTCCACCCTGCGCGCCCTGCCCGCCGGTCTGATCCTGCTGGCCGCGACCCGGGTACTGCCGCGCGGCATCTGGTGGTGGCGGGCGCTGGTCCTCGGTGTGCTGAACATCGGCGCGTTCTTCTACTTCCTCTTCCTCGCCGCCTACCACCTGCCCGGCGGGGTGGCCGCCCTGGTGATGTCGATCCAGCCGATGATCGTGCTGCTGCTGGGGTCGGCGGTGCTGCGGGACAAGGTCCGGCCGGTGCAGATCGCCGCCTGCCTGCTCGGTGCGGCGGGCGTGGCGCTGCTGGTGCTGGAACCCCATGCGGGCCTGGACACCGTCGGTGTGCTGGCGGGCGTGCTCGGCGCCGCCTGCATGGCCTCGGGCATCGTGCTGACCAAGCGGTGGGGCCGCCCCGAAGGCGTCACCCTGCTCGCCTTCACCGGCTGGCAGCTCACCGTGGGCGGCCTGGTGCTGGTCCCGATCACCCTGGCGACCGAACCGCTGCCGACCCATCTGACCTGGGGCAACATCGGCGGTTTCGCGTATCTCAGCCTGATCGGCGCCATGGTCGCGTACGTCCTGTGGTTCCGGGGGCTCTCGCGCCTGCCCGCGCTGGCCGCCTCGTTCCTCTCGTTCGCCTCGCCGCTGTGCGCGACCGTCCTCGGCTATCTGTTCCTCGACCAGTCGCTCGGCCTGCTCCAGATCCTGGGCGCCGCCGCCGTCGTGGGATCGGTCGTCCTGGCACAGCGCCGCGGCACGCCGGCGCCGGAGCCGGCTCCGGCCGAGCCCGAACCGGCAGCAAGCCGGGCGTGA
- a CDS encoding non-ribosomal peptide synthetase family protein: protein MAIETPTSGVSLKGVSLRSLLSHQARIRPYAVAVTDGRQDLTFAELDLAAHRLGALLVSLGAAPDSCVGLCTEPSAELVSGAWGILTAGAAYLPLSPDYPDDRLRYMIESSGTRLIVAQDHLRERVRRLAPEGTVVISAADAPEAPPLPLPGARGDQLAYVIYTSGSTGRPKGVMIEQHSIVSQMQWLANCGHLGPRVSILQKTPMSFDAAQWEILAAAVGARVVMGAPGIFRDPEGILDMIRTHRVTALQAVPTLLRALLDTERFGTCVSLSRVFSGGEALTRGLAKDLFTELPGVSLVNLYGPTETTINATSHWVDPDALGDNPSGMLPVGVPADRVTCYILDDGNRPVDIGESGELFVGGRQVARGYIGLTEQSAHRFITSPFNPTERLYRTGDLCQWNEDGTIQFVGRTDNQVKLRGYRVELEEVAARIEEHTWVRRAAALVADDPRTGGRTLVAAVELNERTAAVMDQGREDAAHHRSKASKLQVKAQLSNPGLREPAELGGRPVVALPGAEPGERQRREAYARKTYRFYDGGPVGVDDVLGLLAPAAGTALSRAPELLSLPELGEILRWLGPFRSDERLLPKYSYASPGALYATQLYLETRGLPGLPAGLYYHHPVEHTLVRVAEPADDGGPLLRVHFLGKRRAIEPVYKNNIAEVLELETGHIVGVLEEVLPDYGLGVEPAGFDPRVKARMDVAGEDLYLGSFDVTANRSRPRHDQVELLVQAHGEQVAGLAAGLYRYRDGRLEPLGTEVVDKRHVIAINQGVYERAAFGVSAVSRAGTEPWLRYIVLGTALHRLQRIPGFGLMSAGYSSKTGNPLPAALRLDDLLAAAGAEPAAASYFFVGGRISDEQAAHQGMDEDAVHTKGPAEMIREELTRFLPDYMIPARVLVVHELPLTANGKIDAKAAAALPELAAAWRPAPYVAPATATEEWLATEWGHALGYEDVSTEDEFFASGGNSLHAVALVNKVNREFGTALPLQVVFESPRLVDLAARIDSGTPQRVSRLVPLHRGGTGRPVFCWPGLGGYPMNLRTLGREARTDGPFYGIQAHGINAGEAPYPTIRETALADIEEIRAVQRSGPYRLWGYSFGARVAFETAFQLEAAGESVEHLLLICPGNPTLRHEDARRWGRESSFANPAYVTILFSVFAGSIEGAALDECLERVSDEESFVRFVHDLLPALDKETILRITRIVGQTYEFDYSFHELRQRRLRTPVTVFKARGDDYSFIEDSDGYSAAPPTVIDLAGDHYGVLKDGGVAELVAGIRSVTGG from the coding sequence ATGGCCATCGAGACGCCGACCTCCGGCGTATCCCTCAAGGGGGTCTCGCTCCGCTCCCTGCTCAGTCATCAGGCCCGTATACGGCCCTACGCCGTCGCCGTGACCGACGGGCGCCAGGACCTGACCTTCGCGGAACTGGACCTGGCCGCACACCGGTTGGGGGCGCTGCTGGTCTCGCTCGGCGCTGCCCCCGACAGCTGCGTGGGCCTGTGCACCGAACCGTCCGCCGAGCTGGTGAGCGGTGCGTGGGGCATCCTCACCGCGGGCGCCGCCTATCTGCCGCTGTCCCCGGACTACCCGGACGACCGGCTCCGATACATGATCGAGAGTTCGGGGACCCGGCTCATCGTGGCCCAGGACCACCTGCGCGAGCGGGTCCGGCGCCTGGCCCCCGAGGGCACCGTGGTGATCTCCGCGGCGGACGCCCCAGAGGCGCCACCGCTGCCGCTGCCCGGCGCGCGCGGGGACCAGCTCGCGTATGTCATCTACACGTCGGGCAGCACCGGCAGGCCCAAGGGCGTGATGATCGAGCAGCACAGCATCGTCTCGCAGATGCAGTGGCTCGCCAACTGCGGGCACCTCGGGCCGCGGGTGTCCATCCTGCAGAAGACGCCGATGAGTTTCGACGCGGCGCAGTGGGAGATCCTGGCGGCGGCCGTGGGCGCGCGCGTGGTCATGGGCGCCCCGGGGATCTTCCGGGACCCCGAGGGCATCCTCGACATGATCCGCACACACCGGGTGACCGCCCTCCAGGCGGTTCCGACGCTGCTGCGGGCGCTGCTGGACACCGAGCGGTTCGGCACCTGCGTGTCCCTGTCCCGGGTGTTCTCCGGCGGCGAGGCGCTGACCCGGGGGCTGGCCAAGGACCTGTTCACGGAGCTGCCCGGCGTCTCGCTCGTCAACCTGTACGGGCCGACCGAGACGACCATCAACGCCACGTCGCACTGGGTCGACCCGGACGCCCTCGGCGACAACCCCTCGGGGATGCTGCCGGTCGGGGTGCCGGCGGACCGGGTGACCTGCTACATCCTCGACGACGGCAACCGTCCCGTGGACATCGGCGAGAGCGGTGAGTTGTTCGTCGGCGGCCGGCAGGTGGCGCGCGGCTACATCGGCCTGACCGAGCAGAGCGCGCACCGCTTCATCACCTCCCCCTTCAACCCCACCGAGCGGCTGTACCGCACCGGCGACCTGTGCCAGTGGAACGAGGACGGCACGATCCAGTTCGTGGGCCGCACCGACAACCAGGTCAAGCTGCGGGGGTACCGGGTCGAGTTGGAGGAAGTGGCGGCGCGGATCGAGGAGCACACCTGGGTACGCAGGGCCGCGGCGCTCGTCGCCGACGACCCGCGCACCGGCGGCCGGACCCTGGTGGCGGCAGTCGAACTGAACGAGCGCACCGCCGCCGTGATGGACCAGGGCCGCGAGGACGCGGCCCACCACCGGTCCAAGGCGTCCAAACTCCAGGTCAAGGCCCAGCTCTCCAACCCGGGGCTGCGCGAGCCCGCGGAACTCGGCGGCCGGCCGGTCGTAGCCCTGCCGGGGGCCGAACCCGGCGAGCGGCAGCGCCGCGAGGCGTACGCCCGGAAGACCTACCGCTTCTACGACGGCGGGCCGGTCGGCGTGGACGACGTCCTCGGCCTGCTGGCCCCGGCGGCCGGCACCGCCCTCTCCCGCGCGCCGGAGCTGCTGTCGCTGCCGGAGCTGGGGGAGATCCTGCGCTGGCTCGGGCCGTTCCGCAGCGACGAGCGGCTGCTGCCGAAGTACAGCTACGCCTCGCCCGGTGCCCTCTACGCCACCCAGCTGTACCTGGAGACCCGGGGGCTGCCGGGGCTGCCCGCCGGCCTCTACTACCACCACCCGGTGGAACACACTCTGGTACGGGTCGCCGAACCGGCCGACGACGGCGGGCCCCTGCTGCGGGTCCACTTCCTCGGCAAGCGCCGCGCGATCGAACCCGTCTACAAGAACAACATCGCCGAAGTACTGGAGCTGGAGACCGGGCACATCGTCGGTGTGCTGGAGGAGGTCCTGCCCGACTACGGCCTGGGCGTCGAACCCGCCGGGTTCGACCCGCGCGTCAAGGCCCGCATGGACGTCGCCGGCGAGGACCTCTACCTGGGCAGCTTCGACGTCACCGCGAACCGCTCACGTCCACGCCATGACCAGGTGGAGCTGCTCGTCCAGGCGCACGGCGAGCAGGTGGCGGGACTCGCGGCCGGGCTCTACCGCTACCGGGACGGACGGCTGGAGCCACTCGGCACCGAAGTGGTCGACAAGCGCCACGTCATCGCCATCAACCAGGGGGTCTACGAGCGGGCCGCGTTCGGCGTCAGCGCCGTGTCCCGGGCCGGCACCGAGCCGTGGCTGCGCTACATCGTGCTCGGCACCGCGCTCCACCGCCTGCAGCGCATACCCGGGTTCGGGCTCATGTCCGCCGGCTACTCGTCCAAGACCGGCAACCCGCTGCCCGCCGCCCTGCGGCTCGACGACCTCCTCGCCGCGGCCGGCGCGGAACCGGCCGCCGCCTCGTACTTCTTCGTCGGCGGCCGGATCAGCGACGAACAGGCCGCGCACCAGGGCATGGACGAGGACGCCGTGCACACCAAGGGCCCGGCCGAGATGATCCGCGAGGAGCTCACCCGGTTCCTGCCGGACTACATGATCCCCGCCCGGGTGCTGGTGGTGCACGAACTGCCGCTGACCGCCAACGGGAAGATCGACGCCAAGGCGGCCGCCGCACTGCCCGAGCTGGCGGCGGCCTGGCGGCCCGCACCGTACGTGGCGCCCGCCACGGCGACCGAGGAATGGCTCGCCACCGAATGGGGCCACGCCCTCGGCTACGAGGACGTCTCCACCGAGGACGAGTTCTTCGCCTCGGGCGGCAACTCGCTGCACGCCGTGGCCCTGGTCAACAAGGTCAACCGGGAGTTCGGCACTGCCCTGCCGCTCCAGGTCGTCTTCGAGTCGCCGAGGCTCGTCGACCTCGCCGCCCGGATCGACAGCGGCACCCCGCAGCGCGTCTCCCGTCTCGTGCCGCTGCACCGCGGTGGCACGGGACGCCCGGTGTTCTGCTGGCCCGGCCTCGGCGGCTACCCGATGAACCTGCGGACACTGGGCCGCGAGGCCCGCACGGACGGGCCGTTCTACGGGATCCAGGCGCACGGCATCAACGCCGGCGAGGCGCCGTACCCGACCATCCGGGAGACGGCGCTCGCGGACATCGAGGAGATCCGCGCGGTCCAGCGCTCGGGCCCGTACCGGCTGTGGGGCTACTCCTTCGGCGCACGGGTGGCGTTCGAGACCGCGTTCCAGCTCGAAGCGGCCGGTGAGAGCGTCGAGCACCTGCTGCTGATCTGCCCCGGCAACCCGACACTGCGGCACGAGGACGCACGGCGCTGGGGTCGTGAGTCCTCCTTCGCGAACCCGGCCTACGTGACCATCCTCTTCTCGGTCTTCGCGGGCTCCATCGAGGGCGCGGCGCTCGACGAGTGCCTGGAGCGGGTGAGCGACGAGGAGTCCTTCGTGCGCTTCGTCCACGACCTGCTGCCCGCACTCGACAAGGAGACGATCCTGCGCATCACCCGCATCGTCGGGCAGACGTACGAGTTCGACTACAGCTTCCACGAGTTGCGGCAGCGCCGCCTGAGGACCCCGGTCACCGTCTTCAAGGCCCGTGGCGACGACTACTCGTTCATCGAGGACAGCGACGGCTACAGCGCGGCCCCGCCCACCGTGATCGACCTGGCTGGCGACCACTACGGCGTGCTGAAGGACGGCGGCGTCGCCGAACTCGTGGCCGGCATCAGGTCGGTGACCGGCGGCTGA
- a CDS encoding tautomerase family protein, whose protein sequence is MPHISIRHWPRTFTDAEREDLVTELTRTVTRAFGVDEGSVSIAVESVEPSRWTDEVHTPEIAGRAHLLWKEPHYSAPIPAEDPR, encoded by the coding sequence ATGCCGCACATCTCCATCAGGCACTGGCCGCGCACCTTCACCGACGCCGAACGCGAGGACCTGGTCACCGAGCTGACCAGGACGGTGACCAGAGCCTTCGGCGTCGACGAGGGCTCGGTGTCGATCGCCGTCGAGTCCGTCGAGCCGTCACGCTGGACGGACGAGGTGCACACGCCCGAGATCGCGGGCCGGGCACACCTGTTGTGGAAGGAACCCCACTACTCCGCCCCGATCCCCGCGGAGGACCCCCGATGA